A window of Benincasa hispida cultivar B227 chromosome 9, ASM972705v1, whole genome shotgun sequence genomic DNA:
TGCCTACAAGGAAATCGAGAACGAGGAGAAGCTTCCAGAGGTTGTTGATAAAAGAAGAAATGCAGTGGTGATGAGTGGAGATTCAGTAAATGATAAAGAGATTGTAAGGGGAATGACCACGGTTGAGGACTGGATAGTACAGTTTGCACGATTGTTCAAGAaccatgttggggttgattccGATTCATATTTGGATCTTCACGAGCTTGGAATGAAGCTTTACTCGGAAGCGATGGAGGACTCCGTAACAGGAGACAGTGCACAGGAACTTTTCGAAATTGCTGCTGACAAGTTTCAAGAAATGGCAGCTCTGGCATTCTTCAACTGGGGCAATGTTCACATGTCCAGGGCAAGGAAGCAGGTTTTCCTTCCAGAAGATGGTTCAAGAGAAACTTTGCTTCTTCGGATTAAGGATGCATACGAGTGGGCAcgaaaagaatacaaaaaagcCGAAATGAGATACGAAGAAGCTCTAAATGTAAAACCTGACTTCTATGAAGGTTTCCTTGCACTTGGGCAGCAGCAGTTTGAGCAAGCTAAGCTTTGCTGGTATTATGCAATTGCTAGCGGAAGCAAAATCAATTTGGAATCGAGCTTCTCCACAGAGGTCTTGCAACTTTATAACAAGGCTGAGGACAGCATGGAGAAGGGCATGCTGATGTGGGAAGAAATGGAGGAGCAGCGCCTGAATGGACTCTCCAAAAGTGAAAAATACAGATCTGAGTTGCAAAAAATGGGATTGGAAAAACTATTGAGAGAGATACCTGCTGATGAAGCTGCAGAGCTGGCTTCAAACATGAGATCGCAGATATATCTTTTATGGGGCACCTTATTGTATGAGCGTTCTGTCGTGGAATATAAGATCGAGCTACCAACCTGGGAGGAATGTTTGGAGGTATCGGTGGAGAAGTTCGAACTCGCTGGTGCTTCCCAAACAGATATTGCAGTTATGATAAAGAATCATTGTTCCAATGAAACTGCACTGGAAGGTAAGTTACAAGCAGGCCTCCTTAGAGCTTTTGTTTGATGTAATATTATTGAACTCTTCTTTCACAATCTTTTTGTGTTAGAGTATCTTATAATTTTGGGCTTACAGGTTTCGGCTTCAAAATTGATGAGATCGTACAGGCATGGAATGAAATGTATGATGCTAAAAGGTGGCAGTTTGGTGTTCCATCTTTCCGCCTTGAGCCTTTGTTTCGACGCCGGGCTCCAAAACTTCACTTCACTTTGGAGCATTTTTGAAAGTTTTGTTGTTAATGGGGGCATTCTTTAGTGGCATTTAAAACAATATTTCAGTTTCCTTTGCATCAAATTTTCTGGTGTTCTGCTTCCCATATAGACAAAAGGTAAAAGAGCATCTTATTtagaaacttttcaaattaatttctttttaacagCAAGTTACCTTGATAGAACTTCTATTTTGATTTGATAGATGTCCTATATGAACCataaattgttattaacttATGAACTTAAACTTATTTCTTTTATGAATGCATTTAATGATGTAAATTTAGGAACTTCATTTCTTGATCACCTTTAGGGGAGAGTTCTTATTCTATTTCAAGTAATCTTTCTTGTCAGAAAGTAGGGATGTGTGCTTTTTGCGTGCTCTCTTCATTTATAATCTTCATAGACCCTATTGTTTATTAGTCCATATATACATGATACCAGATACTGGAGCAGAGATGCCTTCTTGGTTTCTCGAAAATTCGACGTCAAGtatatatttcatgttttctttctgTCCCGGGTTTGAATTTTTCGATGCAATTTCTGCTAGTAAATTCGGCATGCCTGTTACGtgtttcatttcttataatCCAAGTTACTCATGCCGTATTCTTTCTGTGGTTGCAGATTTTTTACGCCAGCCATTATCGTTTACTTGGTCAGAGTGTAAGTTTGTTTATAGTATTATTCTTTTGCACTTTCATTCAAGAGAAGATTGGCGATTCAGCAACAAAGATGTAGTTATAGAATTATTCATTATTTATCAACGATTTTATAGGGTGGAtgaagaaattttattttcaatttgatttatgAGATTGAATAGAGGGAATTTGttgtttgtgaaatttcaaGAGCAGTTTGTTTATGATAGAGATTGTCAAATTGAttgttttggaatttgaaagAGTGATGGAATGAATTATATAGCTACAACGAATTGTTTTTTCTTACATTCCTCTGTGTAGAAAATTCTCTTTATTTATGCCTTTTAGTTTGAACTTATTACAGgtgttttgatatttgataaaCAAACCATCTGGATTTGTTTAATTTCAGTATCACTCTAGTTTGGTGTGTATATACACACTTTTTTGGTCTCGAGTTTGTCAAAGTGACCAAAGTTCAACTAATAAACATATGTTAGCGACTATGAAGTATAGACACAGATACGACTAcatgatacggatacgatcAGATACGGCGaatcgtcaatttctaaaaaattaaaatatagatacgtctaaggatacgtcatttttaagttaataataataacacaaaatagaataccaacactgaaatacaatacaaaacaagcaacatctaagatgttgaagtacaatagttaataaaatgcaataggaaagtgactcatattgcaaagaagaagaagattagaaggagaagtatgaagataaacgaagaacttattgttaaagatatccaaatggttgtggggactcaaatgtgaagatgaagaatggatgattctagtctagggtttggtccgttatttatttatttttttcttttagttttgaacTCGAGTAGTGAGTCTTTTAAATAgattgcctaattttagattgggaaagattagatgagttacttgtcttttttttctttaaaaaagtacgcatagaaatagatacgtcaaatcgcgtgtcagatacgtatctgagaagtatctggaagtatagatacgtcaaatcgcgtgtcagatacgtatctgggaagtatctgaaagtatcgatatctgatacgtgtctgatactgattctttgtctcacatgaagtatctgtgcttcataaattttgcctcacatgaagtatgtGCTTCATAAattttgcctcacatgaagtatctgtgcttcataggttaGCGATTAAAATATCGGTAATTAGAATCTTTCCAttactaatttaaaaaaaatgaaaaaaagaaaaaacttattATGATATTCATTAGTCCTCttcaactaaattaattttataattgaatGTTCAAATTCTTAGAAGCTCACGAAAAGTATACATCTAAAATTAAGgtaccaaatatatatattctaaaaaattcaagGATTGGTACAATATGTATTGAAAATTTGGAGGCCAAAAGCATTTCAGaactcaaaaattaaaaaatatagatatcgttttgtaatcatttgattttaaaaattaagtctataaatataacttatatttattatttttcttcggTATATCAAGGagtgtttttaaaatcaaaagcaaaaatttgaaaattaaaagaaaaaataattttaaaaaacttatttgtacttttaaaaatggaccaaatattcaaacatttatctATTCTGTAATATgaaaatcataaataaaaaatgtaaaaaaataaacacaaattttaaaaaagaagaaactcTGGTTTTCTTCGAAGTTGGAATTTGTAAagccaaaataataataataaataaataaattgtgggcAACGTGTCGAAGATTAGATAAGGAGTCAATTTTCCTAAACGATGCGACGCGTCACCTGTTATACTCGAAGGGAACGCATGTAGTCCATTTTCCAAACACCAAGTATATTAGTGGGCACCACATCAGTCACGTGTGAAAATCAAACACGTGTCATAGTTTGTTGGCAAGAGCGCAAcgcaaaaaatcattttcattgtTCTTATACGCTACAAAATACGCTTTGCTCCTCAACCATCAGCTATTTTCTCTGATCGAAATCTTCCCCGATCCATAGTAATCGATCTCTGATTCTAAATGAAATACACTCTCTCAGATCTTCCTCAATCAATCTACGCCGATGCTCTCTTTTCCTCTCCGGCATTGATCGATATGCTTTACGGCTTACGGTACTATTCTTCTTCATATACTTTGTTAGAAAACGCTCGAGGAGCTCTGTAGCTATTTACTCCATGTTATTTCACATTTAGGGTTCCGTATTTGGAATTTGTGAAATCATTTGTTGTCTTCTAGGCCTAAtgcttcttcattctcttctttttgtttttggtgcTTGAATCGGAAGGTTTTGCTTCACTTTTGTGGTGGAATGATGGTTGTAGAGGTTCAAGTAATGGATTATTACTGGCATCGTAGTCATCTACAGTACAGTATTGACGGTGGAAACAGGTTTGCGTTTGGTTTTTTTGTCCTTGCTATCTACGGCGTATATTTTTGCCTTCTTGATTCAGAATGCATTCCAAATCGAGGAATCTGTAGTACTATAACTTGCATTGCTGAGAATATTGAATTGTTGGTGTCGTATTTCTCTTTTGCATAATGTGTTTTCCTTTAGGTATTGAGTAGCATTTGGTACTTATGAATTTTGTCCTGATAAATTAGTTGCGGCACTGGAGCTTGGCTGGCTCCGTTGACCTCTGACTGGTTTGTGTTCATCTGACCTGGTTTGTTCATACAGAACTAGCATAGTTTTGTTGTCATCGTACATTTTGAATTACAGTCCGTGAAAGTAATTTTGTTGCATAGTTGCATAAGCATGTTTAATTGTTGACGGTAGATCTGAAGTGTGTTCTATAATTAGGGTGAATGTAgtctttaataaaaaaagagacGTCCAACGGCTGGTTGTTAAAATGCATTCTTCCCGTTTTCCCTCTGTTTTTTTTCAGCATTTTAATTTCCACTATTTGGttgttattttcatttttccctcCTGGTTGCTATGCTTAGCCAATGTTATTATGCCATGTGGCTCCATTTACTTTAATAAATAGCAACTATACGATAGGAAaaatatcgttgttgagagcctatcgtttagcaaatttattttcctctcttcTGTCTCTTTGTTTTCTATATCTCTATCTCTTCGTCTCctatatggtatcagagctttaaGCATCCTATTCCTCTCTTCATGGCGTCAAGCTCGGGAACATCCGAAGAAGACCCTACTCTACCGGTGACATCAAACCCAGGTACTCATTCATCAGTTCCACCTTCAACCAACATCTTTATATCTTCCCCATCGTTTACTCCATCTGCTACTCAACGCATTCCTCCCCTTGCTCGAAACCTGTTTTACCCTCCTCAATATGGCCCTCTACCACCATCCCTTCACCCTCAGTATGTCGGTTTTCCCACCCATCATTCTTTTCCAACTCAGATACCCCTTAATCTGTTCTCCGCACTTCCATTTCCGCAATCTCCAGTAGCATATCAATCCTCATTTCTCTTATTGGCAGAAGTGCAATTGCACTATCATGTACTGGTTTTACTCCTCTCTCAATGAAGATAAAATGGGTGAAATCATCGGCTACGAATCAGCATTGGAGATTTGAGAAGTGCTTCGAACGGTTTATGAGTCGTCTTCAACAACTCGGATTATGGGACTACGATCTCAGCTTCAGAAAATAAGAAAGGATGGCACCAGCGTATCTCAGTACCTCGCAAAGATCAAAGACATTACCGATAAATTTGCTGCCATTGGAGAACCTCTATCTTATCGTGATCATCTCGCATATATTCTCGAAGGTCTCGGAAATGAGTACAACCCTTTTGGGACTTCCATTCAGAACAGATCTGACTGCCCCTCCATAGTTGATGTTTGAAGCCTGCTTATCGCATATGACTCTCGGTTGGAAACACAGTCTGCCATGGATCAACTTCAACAAATCTAAGCCAATGTTGCCCATCTCTCTCTACAACCTCGACGCCCTCACTGGCAGCAACATACTAGATCATCCATCACAGTCTCCTCTCTCCTCTGTCATTTCCATTCCTATTCCCATCAGTCCTCTCTGCCCCTCCTCACCAAATCAATCTACTGCCAATCCTCAAAGTAATACTGTTCATCATCATGATTTCCCCTACCTATCTTCTTCCATCCCATCTCCCTCTTCCCAACCTACACCAACCAACCAACCTACTGTTCGTACTCTTCAGTCACCTGAATCTTCAACCAGTTCACCAAGTTCCCTCATTCCCTCTCCTTCACCAACACTCACTTCTGCCCTCCCAACTCACTCTCATACACCACACCTAACCATTCTCAACACTTTAGACCCACCACAACCCTTCCCTCTCACAACCAATAACCATCCTATGATTACATGATCCAAAATGGGCATTTTTAAACCAAAGGCTTGGCTATCCGTTGTCACTGACTTGGACAAAACAGAACCACGATCGTATAAGGAAGCTCTTCTTTATCCAAAATGGAAACAAGCTATGATTGAGGAATATGAGGCGCTCATACGAAACAATACATGGTCCTTGACACCTATTCCCCAGGATCGCCAGGTAATTGGCAACAAGTGGGTATTCAGGCTTAAACAGACTCCATCAGGTAAGATTGCTCGATTTAAGGCCTGCTTGGTCGCTCAAGGCTTTAGCCAAGATTATGACATTGATTACTTTGAAACATTTAGTCTAGTGGTCAAGCCTACTACCATCCGACTTGTGCTATCCATTGTTTTATCTCACAATTGGGCCATTCGACAGCTTGACGTGCACAATGCCTTTTTTAATGGTGACCTACCTGAGGAAGTGTATATCAAGTAACCACCTGGTTTTATAAGTAACCAACATCCAGATCATGTCCTGCTTCTGTATAAGGCCTTGTACGGTCTCAAACAGAGCCCTCGAGCATGGTTTTTCAAAGATCAACACTTGTCTAATGCAGTGGGGCTTCTCGAATGCGAAATCTGATACGTCCATGTTTATTTTCCGCAACTCTCACACTTTAATCATCTTTCtcatttatgttgatgatatcattGTAACTGGCAATAGTTCTGCAACCATCCAACACTTTATTAGTTGCTTACACACTCATTTTGCACTTAAAAACCTCGGTGATCTATCTTTTTTCCTTAGTATTCAAGTAGCTCGCTCATCAAACCATGTACACTTATCTTAGTCCAAGTACATTTACAAGCCCATTCATTCTCCAATGGCCATTGGTACCATATTGTCCCTCATAAATGGACAATTACTGGACAACCCCTCTGAATACAGAAGCTTAGTAGGAGCTCTCCAATATTGTACTCTAACCAGACCAGACATCAGTTTCAGTGTCAACAAACTATGTCAGTTTATGCATGCCCCAacctcttcacatcttcaagcaaCAAAATGCCTTCTTCGCTACCTCAAAGGCATGGTTACTCATGGTATTCTTCTGACCAAATCCTCTGTTTTGGCCTTAATTTGCTACACCGATGCCGATTGAGCCAGCTGGCTAGATGACAAATGAAGCACAAGTGGGTTCTGTGTCTTCCTAGGTTCCAACCTCATCTCATGGAGCTCCACCAAGCAAAAAGTAGTCTCTCGCTTCAGTGCTGAATCAGAATATCATGGCCTTTCCAATGCTGCCGCTGAGGTCCTTTGGATCCAATCTGTTCTGACTGAAATTGACATTAACCGCATATCAACTCCTCTGCTGCTCTGTGACAAGCTTAGCGCCACATACATGGTCGCCAATCCTGTGCTTCACAACCAAACAAGACATCTTGAGATTGCCTTTATAATGTATGCTCGACCACTCATATATTGGCATTCATACATGCACGTGTTTGGGTGAAAGCTATACAATTATGCGAATATACTACTGGATGGTTGGTTGAACTTTATTGTATTTTAACTGCGTATAATGTTTCATAATTTTAGGCCATATGCTTCCCTTTCCCTCTCTTGCATCCTCTcgagtttctgttttgttttGTCTTGATCtcttttttggttttcttttgaGAATTATACTTGCTTATTACTAGTTTGTTGTATCTTTCCCAACCACCCTTCAAATTTTTTACACTAACTAATGtctttaaaatatagaaaaaagtAATCTCCTTTGTCTCCCCTTGTTGGATTACTCTCTTTTAATTGAAATAGTAGTTAGTATTTTTGTCGATTAAAATATAGCTTAGTGGATAACAcatctattattattttaaagttcAATGGTTCAATCTTCCACCCATTAAACTAAAAAACAGAAAGAAAAgtactaattatttttaaattagtttataaAGGTTCAATCTCCCACCCCACTTCGATACATGTGTAGCTGTAGCATGTAACCTCAACTTGGTGCATGTAAAATTCAGGTTTCTTCTTGTACCTTTTCTTCTATTGGTGAGTATTTTTAAATGCCCTTTTAGATGGATTGGGGTGATGCCGgtattctctatttttaatgaataaattttttcATGTTTATAGAAAAGAATTGAGACTATATGTTGTCGGTCTACTGTTTAAATGAAAAGTAGTTTTTGGACTTTTGAAGTATTTTCTTAAGCTGATAGGAGAAATATTTGGAGGCAGACAAcacaaaaaaacatataataaataaataaatctttgGAGGCAGACAACACAAAAGAAGTTGTACACGGCTTCTTTTGGACGTTCAGACATTTTGTAGATATTTCCCTCCTAGTTTAGGAAAATTTGAGTTGTTAGTTGTTCACTTGTTTGTCACGGTAGCTTCTTTGTATTctagtttttctaatttttgtaaatcataaaatattaattattataaatattataataataaatagatgctcATTACTTAGTATCCCAAAGTCATGTGTCACCCTTCATGTTGTTGATGtgtcttgtaattattcatgtttaGTATCcatattcatgtttggtgtccatctaagtccacatcctatttgtcactttgcctataaatagtggcatttagTGGATCTTAACATTACACAAACATTGGTGAGAATTTCactttaaaatttcattaattttctgTTATTTTACacatccaattttataattttagttattttattttatattatattttctccatatttgtGTTCTCATTGTGCTCCTTAATTTCACAACAtattatcagcacgagctcctgtTGATTACGCTAAAGGTAGGtcttaaagaagcatgaatcattttcatatgttgggtgattaaaaaatgaacaaagaaaATCTGTTTGACAGACAATTGAGTAAATACAGTATCaagttctgcaaacttgatcggaaattttggaaaagcatatattattttgcctaggggaacaaaatttacaattgacaatgtattgttctctagtcaatcaaagagaaatcttctaagttttaaagatatatgttgtaatgattatcatattgagacggatagtaagaataatatggaatatctatatatcatatccactatctcaaatgaaaaacgtatattggaagagttgtctgTTTTAttttctggattatattatagtcatttacgagtaattgaaacatatgcaacaatgaacctaaagttcatgaagtcatccaggatctataatgatggggagaattattgagaattcaaatggacatagatttttcaatctaatgaattatcatgtgatgcttgctctaaaagaaaattgataattagatcATCCCCAACCAAAGTGGGGAatgaatcacctacatttttagaacgaattcatggtgatatatgtggaccaaTTAACCCACCAAATGGAccgtttagatattttatggtattaatagatgcatccaatagATGATCACACGTgtgtttattatcaagtcgaaatctttcatttgcaagattacttgctcaaataattaagttaatatctcaatttcctgattatataattaagatcattcgtcttgataatgttggtgaatttacatttcaagttttttataattattgtatgtcaattggaatatgattccccatcaattattaaatatcttgaacctttAATGGgggatgtatttactgcacgatttgctgattttcattttaataagacaaaatttccaacattaggaGGAAGAAataagaagttgaaaaaagaaattacatggaatgcatcattattatctcatcatttagatccccatacagatcaatgtgaacttgaagttcagaaaataattcatttgcaaaatatagcatataccagctgcaaatgtgtAACCCCatactccatttttcctacataagtgagtaacaagtgtattaagtaaaattatgaaaggaggtaaagaaagtaggcagatggaggaagaaaattctaagtgttagaaatacttagtcaagggtgagttttagataatataacaagtgaaaattggttaagtatggaagcaaagtgtaggcatgcattgatggagaagtgtggaTGCATGGGGTTGCGTGTAtagcaaccaaggcttgtagaggttaAGTGTTGAAGGAAAAGGTAAATTATGCGTTGGTACAAAGGATGAATGCATAGGTTGAAAGGCATGATGGTTGATAAGGCTTACGACAGCCTCAAGTGTGTGTGAGCAAAGatgctggacgatcgtgtagcagatgaGCGACACTATACGATtgggtatgcgatcgtctagaaagtgaatgacactacacgatgaggtaggcgatcatgtaggcgggcgctggacaatcgtgtagtaattaCGCGGAGGTAAACGATGCTCGCAGTAGCTAAGCGATAGGCTATgtgcgagatcgttgagagcgagatcagcgagattgTTGAAAACGAGATcgtttgctaaatgattgagcTAGACGATAGGCATTGGGCGCTAGACGATATGAAGGATCTCGCTAAACAATAGCATATACGTTGGATGATAGCGTTAAGCGATGAGGCATTGGCACTGCACGATTGGCATCAACACTAGATGATGAGCTGCACGacaagcactagacgatagacatTGAATGCTGGACGATAAGCGCTGGGCGTTAGACGATGGAGTATGCGATGCAcgctaaatttatattatgaggtGAAGGCCTAACGTGGGTTATAaagaaagggaaggaaaaataaattaattaaagaaactcACTAATGGGAATTGGTTGGAAGCACTAAGTGCTTGATGAGGTGGCAGTTTAACCCTTGAACAGGGGAGGTGGAAGGAAGTATAAAAGGGAGAGGAATTTTGAAAGCTCGATTTTGAAAAATGACTTgagcaaattaagtgagatCGGTACCGTtcgaaagctgggagaatctagctTTTTAGTTTGTTTTTCCGGAGAAAGATCTCACACAGAGAATagcaaaaagtgaagaatttgcagaaggGGCAGATTCTTTGATTAATTAGGGGTCGAAGTGAAGATTGGAATCTTCAAGCCAAATTACAAGGAATTTGGGGCCGATATTTTAAGATAAgaaattaactcaattctaaacaagtttgtagaaaaaagtttcttaaaaagagttctggattttgagttatgaaattttgaagttgGAACGGGGAATTAGTGCGTAAGCATACACCT
This region includes:
- the LOC120085805 gene encoding protein PHOX1-like, encoding MGKPTGKKKENVGEKPGNANSKTARPSDRNSKAFDEDTAIFINMSQELKEEGNRLFQKRDHEGAMLKYEKALKLLPRNHIDVAHLHSNMAGCYMQLGLGEYPRAINECNLALEAHPRYSKALLKRARCYEALNRFDLALRDVNTVLSLEPNNLSALEILEGVKKTMREKGVDVDEKGIGLASVKLPPAAHLRKVVREKLRKKKNKKVDEKTDDKLIVEEKVDQVIQVDKVEVTEVTKNTIEEDKLFVEPIEEKPVSKTVKLVFGEDIRWAQLPTNCSMKLVSEIVRDRFPSLKGVLVKYRDQEGDLVTITTTEELRSVESSIQLQGSLRLYITEVSPGQEPAYKEIENEEKLPEVVDKRRNAVVMSGDSVNDKEIVRGMTTVEDWIVQFARLFKNHVGVDSDSYLDLHELGMKLYSEAMEDSVTGDSAQELFEIAADKFQEMAALAFFNWGNVHMSRARKQVFLPEDGSRETLLLRIKDAYEWARKEYKKAEMRYEEALNVKPDFYEGFLALGQQQFEQAKLCWYYAIASGSKINLESSFSTEVLQLYNKAEDSMEKGMLMWEEMEEQRLNGLSKSEKYRSELQKMGLEKLLREIPADEAAELASNMRSQIYLLWGTLLYERSVVEYKIELPTWEECLEVSVEKFELAGASQTDIAVMIKNHCSNETALEGFGFKIDEIVQAWNEMYDAKRWQFGVPSFRLEPLFRRRAPKLHFTLEHF